The following coding sequences lie in one Kribbella sp. NBC_00709 genomic window:
- a CDS encoding GNAT family N-acetyltransferase, whose product MSRHDIRPFEEADLAAAAGLLAQRHRAHRKRHPLLPPDYEDERLALVEVTAAWESEGASGTVMVESGEITGYLLAAPKPSPVWGPNIWVEAAGHAVREPEHIRDLYGAAATKWVDDGRIAHYVLVPDDVELIDAWFRLAFGSQHAHAVRPVPDTPPPLPRDLVVRRAARADIPVLAELDLALPQHQGLSPVFSSGEIPTLEEAVADWEESIDDQDYATFVAEHNGQLIGSSIGCSLDKSSAHNGLAKPDNAGFLGFAAVLPSARGLGAGRALGEAVLQWSADTGYTSVVTDWRVTNLLSSRTWPRLGFRQTFHRLHRLIGY is encoded by the coding sequence ATGTCCCGACACGACATCCGTCCGTTCGAGGAGGCGGATCTGGCGGCTGCCGCCGGTCTGCTCGCCCAGCGGCATCGGGCGCACCGTAAGCGCCACCCTCTGCTCCCGCCTGACTACGAGGATGAGCGCCTCGCCCTCGTCGAGGTGACAGCCGCCTGGGAGAGCGAAGGCGCGTCCGGCACGGTCATGGTCGAGAGCGGCGAGATCACCGGTTATCTCCTCGCCGCGCCCAAGCCGTCGCCGGTCTGGGGCCCGAATATCTGGGTCGAGGCGGCCGGTCATGCCGTGCGTGAGCCAGAACACATTCGGGACCTGTACGGCGCTGCCGCGACGAAGTGGGTCGACGACGGCCGCATCGCGCACTACGTACTCGTGCCCGACGACGTCGAGCTGATCGATGCCTGGTTCCGCCTGGCCTTCGGCTCGCAGCACGCACACGCCGTCCGCCCGGTGCCCGACACTCCCCCGCCGCTGCCGCGCGATCTCGTCGTACGACGTGCTGCCCGGGCCGACATCCCGGTACTCGCGGAGCTCGATCTCGCATTGCCTCAGCACCAGGGCCTGTCGCCGGTGTTCTCGTCCGGCGAGATCCCGACGCTCGAGGAAGCGGTGGCGGACTGGGAGGAGTCGATCGACGACCAGGACTACGCGACCTTCGTTGCCGAGCACAACGGTCAGTTGATCGGGTCCTCCATAGGGTGCTCGCTGGACAAGTCGAGCGCGCACAACGGGCTGGCCAAACCGGACAACGCCGGCTTCCTCGGGTTCGCGGCCGTACTGCCCTCCGCGCGTGGGCTCGGCGCCGGACGCGCACTGGGTGAGGCTGTGCTGCAGTGGTCTGCCGACACCGGGTACACGTCGGTGGTGACCGATTGGCGGGTGACGAACCTGTTGTCGTCGCGGACCTGGCCGCGGCTCGGGTTCCGGCAGACGTTCCATCGGTTGCACCGGCTCATCGGTTACTGA
- a CDS encoding VOC family protein: MTRPRMRIGAVTIAAAPAPHARELAGFYERLLGWRIVDEGPKGGWVQLHPPEGETDGTLLGINIESDEEHERPVWPSKPGGQNATMHLDIGVDDLDEAVAWAVEAGATLAEDQPQEHVRVMLDPHGNPFCLCR, from the coding sequence ATGACGCGACCGCGGATGCGGATCGGGGCCGTCACGATCGCGGCGGCGCCGGCTCCGCATGCCCGGGAGTTGGCCGGGTTTTACGAGCGCCTGCTTGGCTGGCGGATCGTCGACGAAGGGCCGAAGGGCGGTTGGGTTCAGCTGCACCCGCCCGAGGGCGAGACGGACGGGACGCTGCTCGGCATCAACATCGAGTCCGACGAGGAGCACGAGCGGCCGGTCTGGCCGAGCAAGCCCGGTGGTCAGAACGCGACGATGCACCTCGACATCGGCGTGGACGACCTCGATGAGGCCGTCGCGTGGGCCGTCGAGGCAGGCGCGACTCTCGCCGAGGACCAGCCGCAGGAGCACGTCCGGGTCATGCTCGACCCGCACGGCAACCCCTTCTGCCTGTGCCGCTAG
- a CDS encoding zinc-dependent alcohol dehydrogenase family protein, translated as MKALVYHGPGQKAWEEVPNPAIKDPTDAIVKVEATTICGTDLHILKGDVPAVTDGRILGHEGVGVVTETGSECKNVKVGDRVIISCISKCGTCDYCKAGLPSHCKTLGGIGWIFGHLIDGTQAEYVRVPFADNGLIPLPEGVSAEEGTMLSDILPTGYEIGVLNGAVKTGDVVAVIGAGPVGLAAIMTARTAGAAAIIAVDTNKFRLDQSRDFGATETLEVSSGQDVAAALRELSRDGLGVDVGIEAVGLPSTFGIALESVRPGGHVANIGVHGESVQFPIERHWINNLTITTGLVNATTAPELLEDIKNHAIAPEKFITHRFTFDQFDQAYDTFTNAAEQEALKVIITNAQ; from the coding sequence ATGAAAGCTCTCGTGTACCACGGGCCTGGCCAGAAGGCATGGGAAGAGGTCCCGAACCCCGCGATCAAGGATCCGACCGACGCGATCGTGAAGGTCGAGGCCACCACGATCTGCGGCACCGACCTGCACATCCTCAAGGGCGACGTCCCCGCCGTCACCGACGGCCGGATCCTCGGCCACGAGGGAGTCGGCGTGGTCACCGAGACCGGCTCGGAGTGCAAGAACGTCAAGGTCGGCGACCGCGTCATCATCTCCTGCATCAGCAAGTGCGGGACATGTGACTACTGCAAGGCCGGCCTGCCCTCGCACTGCAAGACCCTCGGCGGCATCGGCTGGATCTTCGGGCATCTCATCGACGGGACCCAGGCCGAGTACGTGCGCGTGCCGTTCGCCGACAACGGCCTGATCCCGCTGCCCGAAGGCGTCTCGGCCGAAGAGGGCACCATGCTGAGCGACATCCTCCCCACCGGCTACGAGATCGGCGTCCTCAACGGCGCCGTCAAGACCGGTGACGTCGTCGCCGTCATCGGCGCCGGACCGGTCGGGCTGGCCGCGATCATGACTGCTCGCACCGCCGGCGCCGCGGCCATCATCGCCGTCGACACCAACAAGTTCCGGCTCGATCAGTCGCGTGACTTCGGGGCGACCGAGACGCTCGAGGTCAGCTCCGGCCAGGACGTCGCGGCGGCGCTGCGCGAGCTCAGTCGCGACGGGCTCGGCGTCGACGTCGGCATCGAGGCAGTCGGCCTCCCGTCAACCTTCGGCATCGCCCTCGAGTCGGTCCGCCCCGGCGGTCACGTCGCCAACATCGGCGTACACGGCGAGAGTGTGCAGTTCCCGATCGAGCGGCACTGGATCAACAACCTCACCATCACCACCGGTCTGGTCAACGCGACCACCGCCCCCGAACTCCTCGAAGACATCAAGAACCACGCCATCGCCCCCGAGAAGTTCATCACCCACCGCTTCACCTTCGACCAGTTCGACCAGGCCTACGACACCTTCACCAACGCCGCCGAACAAGAAGCCCTCAAAGTCATCATCACCAACGCCCAGTAG